From Pieris rapae chromosome 15, ilPieRapa1.1, whole genome shotgun sequence:
agatgaCAAACCTTTTTGGTCAGgcacattattaaatttcaatatgaGTCTGAACTACTGAGTctatacatttattgtatttgttagtgattgtatctattttgttgtaaaaaaaggTGTaggttttttacttttgtaaatacatacatatattgttttattttgataaagagGTTTACTAAACCTGTATTTATAGGCGGTGTTAAAGAatcaattaaagttaattcaatatattgtttgtgatattgaaatatttgttatttttgtattaggtcACTtgagtacaaaaaatatgtaacattttattttttgcccTCAATTGGGTCAAATTTGCCCCTTTTTCGGTAAGAGTACTTTTTGAATAGCAGCACTTATGAAATAACAGAATTCtatggaattaaaaattataatgtttcagaTTGGTAAGCAGATGCAGACATATATTTACTAGGAATGGAAACAACtctatttcataaatttttatgggAAACAAGTACTACTTGGActgcattttataaatatgctaAAGGAATTGAATTACCCCATCTGGTGTTAAACATTTCATGATTCGATCAAAACATCCGGGTAAATCATTCACCCAATGCAATGATAGTGAAGAGACCACAAGGTCTACACTGTTTTCTggaaactgaaaataaaacaaataaatacagttactattttgaataatttaagcaAATTTCTTTATGTTCTATTTGACCTGGAAATTTTTCTATATccaaaaataagatttttgtttcaacCAAtgacacattttaaaataaatgtatatttattggcatgattaaaaaaaccaattattcatattttactttataccaTATTTTCTACTAAGAAGTATCAGTTaaggtttacaattcaatacctcGATTTTGAGGTCGGGGGAGGGTATACTTATCACCCCCAACCAATTTCAAGTACTAGAAACAGTTATAtcagtagaaaaataaaaataaaccaaaacatacatataatacctaACATTAACTGGGCCCTCAAAGTCATCCACATAAGCCGGTCGTTTACAAAGCAAAATTcaccaagtttaaaaaaaaattacaaatttctaatattgcacaaaacatcgaaaaaaaaaattaattagcttaAATTACAACTCAAGCAGCATAAATTACTCCAAATCTCACAGAGGTTTTCGAATCAAGGTCCCTCGAGACTCCTACATTCtcagtataatcaaattcaaggtattgaatataagatccaacccgaagtatcttttttaaataaaaacttatatttctaCTTTATAATATGCAAGTACATACttacatcaatattttcttcatccataacatatttttctacTTTCACACCATCACCAACAATGGCtttatctaaatgtgtttGAGATGTGTCACATAGAGTAACTTTTTCAACACTATCTGGTAGAAAGTGGCGGGAGACATAACCTCTACTAGCACCTGGAACATTTTGGTCACTAAAAACCAGCTCAAACACATAATTCACTCCCCAGCTTTTAGTCCAAAACTTACCAAGCTCAACTGCATTTTTGAAAGTCCTTTTGATGTCAAAAATGCGATCAGCCGTTCTCCAACCAATCTCTTCCTTTACATACTCATATAAATGATAGTCTTCTAGCTGCGCAGATCTTTCCTTTTGCAGAATCTTAGCTTTTCGATCAAATATGTTCATAGTACGGTAAACAGAACTAGCTGTTTTCTGCTTGGGAGAGTTTGTACTTCGATAACGAAgcgaattatgtaaaaaaatattacttttgtaaCATATTCGTAAAACAATTGCTGCCTGAGCCATTGTACGCTTTAAAAACCAACTTTATACTACTTGactagataaataaaaaattagagATCCACTCCTTTAAttcataatgtatatttatatgaatttactCTAATAATAAACCAGGCACAATGAGTGATTGTGATTTGTGAATTGTGAATACTGATTActgaataatatgtattaataacagTTTCATAATGAAACACAGTTTACAgacaacaaattatttttttattgtttatttctgaATTGATCATCTTCAAATATCAGCTGATTATGACATCTGACATTTGGTGATAGTTTGGACTTAGAGCAAAACTAGTATCTTACATCTGTCAtatgagttttttaaattatattacaatttacaacatAAAACTCActcgattttttttcaacttttattttacattaaagtgCAAAACTGCGATAGTAATCATTGTAACATTTTACAAGACCGTAAATGTGTTAAAGGAAGATAACTTTTAATAGACGtcgaaatattgatttaaaggTATGCTTATATCTCATAAAAATTGCCCAAGCAAGTACTACTAGtgagataattttttaatacctcGAAGTAATTGCCTGATTTTTTCCTAGATGTGGCCTTTATTATTACGGTTTTTACGAACAAATGCACCATATATTACATTGCCTGTCGCGGCTGTAGTTGGAGTTATAGGTTATAATATAGAAGGACTATTATCTGATAAATACACTCCATATTCAAGTAAGTATTCCCAATGCATTTCTTTTtaagtgatttattaaaaaaatatccttttGAACCATATTCTGAAACTTGACATTATTCGTTgtatatctaataaaacaaGTCATCATAATGGAATTGCATGCCTCGTTTTTGTGATAGTATGTGTAGTATTAAGTTACTTGATTGATTTAggaaatatcaatataatgggacaattttaaactaaatattttaaaacattttttttaatttcagaacCAATTCAAGATCAAAGAGTAGATAGATTAGAGGATGAACTATTGAAAGATCCAACAAATgtgcaaaaattaaaatataaagctaatgtattagataaaaatgtaTCGCCTTCTTTACAAAAAGATTAGTTGTTTTTAGGTTATGTTAAAGTTAGTCAATTTctgtttatgttaatatattatataatattttctatggtTATCTTATTGCATAATAGTAAACTGGCAACAATCTAAGTGGATCACAGATTAAagcagaaaattataattacacatAGAGCTGCATTAACTGTCTGTATGTAAAAATCTGTCTTCTATATTATccttttgaatttgtttgatttttgcACTTAATTTTCGTCTCATATATGTTATCAATTTGCTCGGTATAAATACGATTGTAttcttcttttatatatatattttaaactggtAACAATCAACTGTCAAACAAAAAAGATTATGCTGTCATTGGCTGACGAAAAAAAACCAACGCGCTTCGCTTCTCTTTTGGAATTTATCGTATCGTAACAAGGCTTCCTTTTGTATTACACTcaaaaatgtgttaaaatcTTCATCACAATCATGTAAACAATAGtgcgaatttaaatttttgtaacttAAATCTTGAAATTGTGCTATTTCTTgtaataattgataattacCGATCAATAGAACAATGGCATAGGCGTCGCGTCACAGGACTCCGGATAATTTTGGAATTACCGTTCACTGTTGAAGAGTATGGAGCCGGCCGGTAGCGACAACAACGACAGATCTGGTGTAAAACGTGAAAAAATGGCAGAATCATACAATGGTCAGGAAAATGTCACCTACGAAATGCAACCAAAACAAGCCACGGTGCGTTATTGTTGTGACGATTGTGATTTAACGTTTGAAGGTTTAGAATACTTGATTTTGCATAAAAAGTTTCATGGTAATGAAAAAGATACTCCACAAATGGTACCAGAACCCACAATGGTTGTTAGAGAAGGTCCAAAAAAGAGGAGGAAGTTTAAATGTGATCAATGTGATGTTAAAGTAAATTCTCAGTACCATTTGGATATACATCGTAGTAAGCACGAAGGAAATGCagctaaaaagtatttatgtcAAGTATGTGATCGTAGCTTTGTAGCTGCCCAATTCCTTAAAAGTCACATGCAGTCCCATTCAACAACAAGCACAATTAATTGTgaaatttgcaataaaagcTTTACCGGACAAGCTTATTTAAAGCTCCATATGCAACTTCacaatgatataaaaaaatttaagtgcTCTAAATGTGATGAGATGTTCCCTACTAAAAACTGCTTAAAGATTCATATGAAAAAACACTCTAAAGTGAAGAATTTCAAATGCGATTGTTGTCAGAAACTCTTTGTATCAAAGATTACTATGGAAAAGCATCGCCAGAGCCATGAAGGACAGCCTATGGACTGTCTAGTTAAATGCAATCAATGTGACCGAACAATGCATTCGACTTTGCTTCGGACACATATAGCCAGAGCGCATCCTTCAACAATTGATGATGATGTTAAGCGACCACATAAATGTACAACTTGTGGTAAGAGTTTTATTGTTAAGATTAACTTGAACCTACATATCCGTGTCTGCCACCCTGATCTAGCAGACCCTGAAGATGAAGATGATGATGTAATGACGGATAACTCTTAGTGTAGGAACTATAACCTTAGTCTTAAGGCAAAGTAAGGTATAAACtgaacatacaaaaatttgcAATTCTGGTTcctatttgtaattttaaagtatactgaatatattataaatttcctTTTATAATGAGaaacattgtattatttatctaaattctaatttagctatttttttaaccaatAACATCAGAATATACCTTACTACATGACTGGCtacttaaaataacataaattatattgatattatttctgGAAGCTtcctaaaatttaattgaatttaaactcAGTAAGCTACTACAAATAGTTGATGTTTTAATTCTCATTTTAAAGATTACTTACATCCATGAAAGCAGTATGCAATTTTTGATCTGACTATAGTTACTAATTTTTCATATCATTAgtgtgatttttttgtaaagatgAGCCTTAAATGTGTCTTTAGAAATGAgccttaaacattttttttataaaatgtttctgaATCTATGAATTcaatattctaattaatttttaaataaattggatTAACAATGACGTACCTTGAATGGGACTTGAATCATGATTcaattatgtatatgaaatgaaacatACTCTTAAGTAATCAGCCATAttgccttttttaattttaagtttatatcaCAGTTTTAAGTATTGcttatgtgatttttttacacaataaatattatattaagcttTAGATTTTGTCTTATTACCCAGTTTTAGTACAGTACTATATTCTATTAAgtcttgtatataattataataatgaataataaaatatagaaaataaatataagaaaaagaaaactaacaaaaagttttttgatGAAGGAACCCCCAGTTCTTTTTCATGAAtactaatttcaaaatatatgtcgatttaaaaagatttttttttgcttaaaagacaataataatCGCGCGAGAATATAAACGCaattaaagtatgtaaatCTAAATGTTCAAAATTGCATAGCATAGTCTGAATTAAAGGTTCGAAAGCTTATCGGCATTGAAAAACTTTAGTATATATCTACATAAAAATAGAAGGTATTTTCAAGCGGACGAAGGCATGTGAACCAAAAAGAGTAATATAAGTTTGTAAGACAGTAGTTACCTTACAAAggaatacttatttaatatgaagtgtaataattaatccacgTTTCGTAACAATGACGACTGTTAGTTGGGATATCGTAAGTAGGTTGAAATTGGGGACGTTAAGGAAAAGGTTTAATAAgtgtacttatatatttaataattattatatttcaaacttaaaatctagaagatataattaattccaTCACTGTGATTTCTGTTCTTCAGGCTCTTTCGTCTCTTCTTTTTCAGGGGTTTCTTCAGTTTCAGTTTGCTGTTGAAAATATAGAGATTTAACATTGTATGGCATTTATATCTTATAATgtctttaattacatttacgaGTAGGTAATTCTCCGCCTTGAGACGCAAATAAATAGTGTTTTCTGGAAAAGTTAAAACCGCTGTTTTTTTCATAAAGTCTCGCCACGTATTTTAGCAAAACTTATAAACGACTCAACTACTGCGCTGCTCAAGTCAAGACACGGCTTATTTTCCAGCTACTATAGGTGATCAAACCTACACTTCCATCCGTAACCATCAAGAATAGACCctgcttatttattacaaaaagtaCATTTGTCAGTCGAAAATACCATCAAAATCGGCTCACACATTCACAATTTCATACGACCTTTGTGGCAGTTTCCGCCGCGCACCACCCCTGTGAAACTGAAACGGGTTGTAAGTGTCCATACGCGGCGGTTATGACTTTTTCGGTTGGTTTGCATCTTGTCCctaaaagaaaaagtattagGAAATAGACTCACATTCTGCTTCGCAATATCGTCATCTTTCTTCTTCTGTAGGTAGGCACTGATTTCTCTTATCAACAGCAGCTCATCATTTTGCTTTTTGGACAAAGCATCGAAAACTTTCACGGGAACTTTATCAGGGTTACCCATACCCTCGACAAATTGGTTGTAGCGAGACATAAGTATGTTATAGCGCTCTTCCGAAACTTGGTATTTCATTTTGAtctgaaaaatttattattgatctTACGTCTGGTTTTTTTTCGACTTAGTAcagttttagattttaaacaaatgaaggTAGTTCTTGTCGTAGTAAGACCGTCAGCCAAccatttaatttctaaatatattataaacaatggtTAACGGATAATTTGAGATACTATCTCCAAAAACCGTAgaaaaattagatttattattagctaAGTGGGGGAAAAGCGGGGgcaggtatttaaaaattttacaaaaattacctTACCTTTTAGACAACCAATcttaacataaacaaaaacttaagTGTCAATtagaaatagtaatttaatatttttttaaagtcactGCGAGTAGGGGATGTCAACACAAACCTATACcactatatttttactaatattacaaacaGGAAAGATTCGTACATATGTAACtaactattactattaattaaagaacaaAGGAGAAAGCACAATTTGAATGCTTGTTGttgtttttctaaaattaGCTAACAAAGTCAAATTATACGTATTCTAGTTAGGAAATGAAgctacttattttattaacgatttaaaaatgttgtgcACTTCTGAGGTTAAAAGTCcttctaattaaaatacatttaaaaaataaatttgcataaagacaatacaaataattaagtcACCTATGCCAAGgcgttattatttttacccaatttaatagtttcggtttaatttagaaaaaaactgAAACACCTTAAAAGTGTATCGTGGTGGCGCCACttacaaattacataatatttttaaatacacacaactttaacatatatgtatatacaatttttactgttgaaaaaat
This genomic window contains:
- the LOC110998227 gene encoding arginine-hydroxylase NDUFAF5, mitochondrial; its protein translation is MAQAAIVLRICYKSNIFLHNSLRYRSTNSPKQKTASSVYRTMNIFDRKAKILQKERSAQLEDYHLYEYVKEEIGWRTADRIFDIKRTFKNAVELGASRGYVSRHFLPDSVEKVTLCDTSQTHLDKAIVGDGVKVEKYVMDEENIDFPENSVDLVVSSLSLHWVNDLPGCFDRIMKCLTPDGVFIACVFGGDTLMELRQSLQLAETERLGGVYPHISPFTRIKDIGGLLNSAGFTLQTVDVDSITVYYPSAWHVMKDVRLAGEGNSALNRPLRLSKDTQFAAAAIYEEMYGKDFPEKDSRGVPATYQIINFVGWKPDPSQPQPRERGTGEVSLKDLHRIDEIIKHSDKIELKDEDMK
- the LOC110998213 gene encoding small integral membrane protein 12 — encoded protein: MWPLLLRFLRTNAPYITLPVAAVVGVIGYNIEGLLSDKYTPYSKPIQDQRVDRLEDELLKDPTNVQKLKYKANVLDKNVSPSLQKD
- the LOC110998212 gene encoding gastrula zinc finger protein XlCGF52.1-like, encoding MEPAGSDNNDRSGVKREKMAESYNGQENVTYEMQPKQATVRYCCDDCDLTFEGLEYLILHKKFHGNEKDTPQMVPEPTMVVREGPKKRRKFKCDQCDVKVNSQYHLDIHRSKHEGNAAKKYLCQVCDRSFVAAQFLKSHMQSHSTTSTINCEICNKSFTGQAYLKLHMQLHNDIKKFKCSKCDEMFPTKNCLKIHMKKHSKVKNFKCDCCQKLFVSKITMEKHRQSHEGQPMDCLVKCNQCDRTMHSTLLRTHIARAHPSTIDDDVKRPHKCTTCGKSFIVKINLNLHIRVCHPDLADPEDEDDDVMTDNS